Within Longimicrobiaceae bacterium, the genomic segment GTGCGACGCTGCGCCGCCGCTCGGGCGGGGAGGTGCGGCTGGAATGGCGCGACGGCGACCGGCGGATGGCGCTGGTCCGCGATCCGCGCACCGGCGAGGTGCTCTCCTTCGCGCGCGACGGCGGGGCGGCGCTCCGCACCCGCTCCCCGGAGCTGGAAGTCCTCTTCTCCGACGGCGTCCGCACCACCCGCAGCACCCTCCGGGTGCAGTGATCCGCCCCCTCGCCCACCCAGACGCCGCATGAGAACCGCCCTCGCCGCCGCGCTCGCCCCGCTGGCGCTCCTGGCCGCCACCCCTGCCTCCGCCCAGCTCGCCCTGGAGCTTCGCGGCGGCGCGGGAGCGGGATCGTACGGCGCCACCGCCGCCGGCTTCCAGCTCGTCCCGCAGCCGGCGGGGAGCGCGGCGCTGTCCTACGCCTTCCGCCCCGGCTTGGCCGCGTACGCCGGGTACAGCCTGGTCCGCTTCGGATGCGACGAAGGGTTCTGCGTGGGCGCGAACCCCACCTTCACCTCCCGGGGGCTGGACGCCGGGGTGCGCGTGCGGCTCCCGGCGGGCCTCTGGGTGCGGGGCGGGGCCGTGATGCACACGCTGGAGGGGACCGGTTCCCGCGGGAGCGAGAGCGCGGACGCGGCCTTCGGGATCGGGGCCGGCGCGGGGATCGGGATCCCGCTGGGGAGCCGCCTGACGCTCACGCCCGGGGTCGGCTACAC encodes:
- a CDS encoding outer membrane beta-barrel protein; the protein is MRTALAAALAPLALLAATPASAQLALELRGGAGAGSYGATAAGFQLVPQPAGSAALSYAFRPGLAAYAGYSLVRFGCDEGFCVGANPTFTSRGLDAGVRVRLPAGLWVRGGAVMHTLEGTGSRGSESADAAFGIGAGAGIGIPLGSRLTLTPGVGYTRYTASTSSGDEPVAIVTADVGLRFSL